The genomic DNA TAGTCCCAGCGCTGGTAGACTAGATCGAGGGCGCCGATAATGATCATGGCCACGAGGGCGTAGGAGAACATGAGAAACATCAGGTGCAGGATGTAGGTCGCGATCTCTAGCGGAGAGGCGTAGAATAGGGGCAGCAGGTTGCCTGCCTCGGCCTTGAGCACCAGATAGGGCGCCACGGCCACGGCGCAGGCCTGCAAGAGGCTCTTGCCGAGATTGATGAACGTCTTGGGGCTGAGGAATATTCGCTGCAATCCCTTGGCCACGTCGAAGATCTTGAAATTGAACTCGAAGACCTTGGGCGCCCACAGCGGCCCCACTTGAACCCGGAGCACGACGAAGCAGGTCAGGGCCAGCACCGCGAAGACGGGCAGAAGAATGATCGCAAGCCGGGTGGCGATCATCACGAAAAGGTCGTAGATGCCTGCGGGGGTGGCCTCGAACGAGGTCAGTCCGTCCTGGAAGAACCAGATGAAGATGCTTTTGATCTGTGTAGCAATGTGTCCCGTAAGAAAATAGACGGCGATCGTGCCCAACAAGAGGACGACGCTCTTGGTGAAGTCCTGGCTTTTGGCCACCGACCCTTTTTCGCGCGCCTTTTTGATGCGGCGTTCGGTCGGGAGTTCTGTTTTGCTCGGGTCGCTCTGGGCCATGGATCGCTTCCGTTCACCTGACCGGCAGTCCCGCCGCGATGCGCAGGATGACGTCGAGGGTTGTGCCCAGGCCCGCGATGAATTCGCCGGTGAACCTGGCGAGAGAGGTGAAGATCAGGCCGAGGAAGATGAAGCCTACGCTGGTCTTCAGGGGGAAGCCGAAGACCAGCAGGTGCATCTGCGGCGCCACGCGGGAAATGAGCGCCAGGGCGATATCCACGAGCAGGACCGCGACCATGACCGGCGCGGCGACCTTGACGCCGAGAATGAAGATGCTACCGGCCAATTCGATCACTTTTTCGCCGAGCCGGGCCGAGAGGATGATCCCTCCGGGCGGGATGAGTTCGAAGGTGCGCGTCAGACCGCTGAGCAGGTACAGGTGTCCGTTGAGCGCAAGGAAGGTCAGCAAGGTGACCATGTACAGGAAATGGGAGGTCACGGGCTCCTGTTGTCCGGTCAGGGGGTCCACGGTGTTGACCATGCCGAAGCCCATCTGAAAGTCGATGATAGCTCCGCCGAACTGCACGGCGGCAAACATGAAGCGGACCACGAACCCCAGGAGCATGCCGAGCACGAGTTCGCCCAGGAGCATGATCAGGATGGCCCAGATGCTCGCAGGCATGGCTTGGCCGGGAAACGAGAGCTGCGGCCAGACCGCCAGGGAAAATGCCAGGCACAAGGCGGCCTTGACCTGGGTCGGGACGTTGGAGGCGCCGAAGAACGGCAGCAGAAAGACCACCAGACTGACGCGGATGATCGTCAGCAAAAGGCTGAAGGTGGTGGCCGGATCGAAGTTGAAGATGTTCATGCCGCCGTGGCATGAGCAAGAAGCGGACCATGCGCGGGCCCGTGGTCAGGGCTTGGGTCGCAGGCTCCCGGCGCGTCAGGAGAGATGGGCTTCGCGCCAAGCCTCGAACATGATGAGCGCCCACAGCCGGTGCTGATGGTTGCGCTCGCCGCGCAGATGTTCGTCAAGGATTTGGCTCACCACGTCCGGGGAGAAAACCCCCGCTCCGCGCAGGCGGGCGGGGGCAAGGAGATCCGTGGCCAGTCCCTTGAGCGGTCCGCGCAGCCAGGAGTCGATGGGCACGGCGAAGCCTTGCTTGGGGCGATCCATGATCTCCTGTGGCAGGTAGCGCGCGAGCAGGCGGCGCAGGATGCGCTTGCCGCCTTCGGGGCCGATCTTTTGCTCCAGGGGAACGCGCCAGGCCAGGGCCACGAGACGGTGGTCGAGGAGCGGCACCCGGGCTTCGAGGCCCACGGCCATGCTTGCTCTGTCCACCTTGGTCAGGATGTCGCCAGGCAGGTAGGTCATGGCGTCCATGACCATCATGAAGGCGGCGAAGGGCAGGCGCGCGAGGCTTTCGGGCGGCTCGTCGACCAGGCAGGCCGGGGCCGCCGCGCCCCGCATGAGGGGCCTTGTCTCGCGCCAGATCGAGACCAGTCCGGCGTAGAAATCCTCGCGGCTTTCGGCGGCGATAGCCTCCACGATTTTCTGCATCTTGTCGCGGGCCGCGAGTTGGCGGATGCCCGGCGGCAGGAAGGGGGCGGCCAGGGAGTACAGGCGCGCGGCCATGCGCTCGCCCCGGCCACGCAGGATGTCCTGGCCTTTGCGGCGCAGGGGGCCGGGCACGCGACACAGGCCGTCCCACAGCTTTGGTCCGGTCAAGTAGCGGTTGTAGCCGCCGAAAAGCTCGTCCCCGCCGTCGCCGGACAGGGCCACGGTGACGTGTTCGCGGGCCATGGCCGAGACGAGGTGGGTGGGAATCTGCGAACTGTCGGCAAAGGGCTC from Alkalidesulfovibrio alkalitolerans DSM 16529 includes the following:
- the flhB gene encoding flagellar biosynthesis protein FlhB, encoding MAQSDPSKTELPTERRIKKAREKGSVAKSQDFTKSVVLLLGTIAVYFLTGHIATQIKSIFIWFFQDGLTSFEATPAGIYDLFVMIATRLAIILLPVFAVLALTCFVVLRVQVGPLWAPKVFEFNFKIFDVAKGLQRIFLSPKTFINLGKSLLQACAVAVAPYLVLKAEAGNLLPLFYASPLEIATYILHLMFLMFSYALVAMIIIGALDLVYQRWDYTEQLKMTKHEVKDERRQAEGDPKVKQKQRQKMLETIAKRMMEAVPKADVVITNPTHYAVALQYDPLTAPAPIVVAKGLDHLALKIKDVAREHNVPIRENKPLARALYKQVEVGDMIPEEMYQAVAAILAQIKRTSSNGPIVS
- the fliR gene encoding flagellar biosynthetic protein FliR, with protein sequence MNIFNFDPATTFSLLLTIIRVSLVVFLLPFFGASNVPTQVKAALCLAFSLAVWPQLSFPGQAMPASIWAILIMLLGELVLGMLLGFVVRFMFAAVQFGGAIIDFQMGFGMVNTVDPLTGQQEPVTSHFLYMVTLLTFLALNGHLYLLSGLTRTFELIPPGGIILSARLGEKVIELAGSIFILGVKVAAPVMVAVLLVDIALALISRVAPQMHLLVFGFPLKTSVGFIFLGLIFTSLARFTGEFIAGLGTTLDVILRIAAGLPVR